One segment of Shewanella piezotolerans WP3 DNA contains the following:
- a CDS encoding efflux RND transporter periplasmic adaptor subunit codes for MEALNNNKIILPIILAALLSACGAEEEAKEEEKYAVPVETATVIQGDVSSFYSTTATLEAPEEAKVVTRVAGLIQSISVEEGDRVTKGQLLAVIDSKRQKFDLDRSQAEVEIIEQELNRLKKISNKEFFSADSMAKLEYNLQAAMAKRDLAALYVQESMIRSPIDGVIATRFVKSGNMAKEFDELFYIVNQDELYGIVHLPEQQLQHLRLGQDAQIFANKHTQDTTHATVLRISPIVDAQSGTFKVTLSVPNQKATLKAGMFTRVELRYDTHNNVITVPYNALVNQDNEFALYVIDGTNANRRTVTLGYREADTVEVVAGIEPGEQIVIRGHQNLKDQSLVEVIGSLDIASAK; via the coding sequence ATGGAAGCACTTAATAACAACAAAATCATCCTACCAATCATTCTTGCTGCACTACTTTCTGCATGTGGTGCAGAAGAAGAGGCAAAGGAAGAAGAAAAATATGCCGTCCCAGTAGAAACCGCAACCGTTATCCAAGGCGACGTATCCTCTTTTTACAGCACTACCGCGACACTTGAAGCGCCTGAAGAGGCAAAAGTCGTTACTCGTGTTGCTGGACTTATCCAATCCATTAGTGTTGAGGAAGGTGACCGCGTTACTAAGGGGCAACTACTTGCAGTTATTGACTCTAAAAGGCAAAAATTTGATTTAGACCGCTCACAAGCGGAAGTTGAAATTATTGAGCAAGAGCTTAATCGTCTCAAAAAAATCAGCAATAAAGAGTTCTTCAGTGCCGACTCCATGGCAAAACTTGAATACAACCTGCAAGCGGCTATGGCTAAGCGTGATTTAGCGGCTCTTTATGTGCAAGAAAGCATGATCCGTTCACCGATTGACGGCGTTATTGCAACTCGATTCGTTAAGTCTGGCAACATGGCTAAAGAGTTTGATGAGCTTTTCTATATCGTCAATCAAGATGAGCTATACGGCATTGTGCATCTACCCGAGCAGCAATTGCAACATCTTCGCTTGGGCCAAGATGCGCAGATTTTTGCTAATAAACACACTCAAGACACCACCCACGCAACAGTTTTACGTATCAGTCCGATTGTTGATGCTCAAAGCGGTACTTTTAAAGTGACGCTGTCAGTCCCCAACCAAAAAGCCACGTTAAAAGCTGGCATGTTCACCCGTGTTGAACTGCGTTATGACACCCACAATAACGTCATTACCGTGCCTTATAATGCGCTTGTTAATCAAGACAATGAGTTTGCGCTATATGTCATTGACGGCACTAACGCTAATCGACGTACAGTGACCTTAGGTTACCGTGAGGCTGATACAGTTGAAGTTGTGGCAGGTATAGAGCCAGGAGAACAAATCGTTATCCGCGGTCATCAAAATCTTAAAGATCAGTCACTGGTTGAAGTGATCGGTTCATTAGATATTGCATCAGCTAAATAG
- a CDS encoding efflux RND transporter permease subunit → MSIIKTSVNRPVTVWMFMFAVILFGMVGFSRLAVKLLPDLSYPTITIRTQYVGAAPVEVEQLVSKPIEEAAGIVKGLRKINSISRSGMSDVVLEFEWGTDMDMASLDVREKLDTIELPLDVKKPLLLRFNPNLDPIVRLALSVPSVDGDVATSASNSDLKQMRTYAEEELKRQLESLSGVAAVRLSGGLQQEVHILLNQQKLTQLNLSADLIRSRIAEENINLSAGKVIQGDKEYLVRTLNQFNSLEELGQIVIYRDAQTLVRLFEVAEIVDAHKERNDITRIGDRESIELAIYKEGDANTVAVARKVTEEISKLNKNSPKAELQVIYDQSEFIESAVNEVTSAALIGSLLSMLVIYLFLRDIIPTLIISISIPFSVIATFNMMYFADISLNIMSLGGIALAVGLLVDNAIVVLENIDRCKSLGMNKLDAAVTGTKEVSGAIFASTLTTLAVFVPLVFVDGVAGALFSDQALTVTFALLASLFVALTTIPMLASREGFKALPPLMAKTEKQKPETKLGKLKHYSATVFSFPFVLLFNYLPSALLALALIIGRSLSWLVGLVMRPLSSAFNWVYSVLESGYHRLLAGALKFRVLTLSIAIAITAGAALLVPRLGMELIPPMNQGEFYVEVLLPPGTEVSETDKVLRTLALSIKDRADVKHAYSQAGSGGLMTSDTSRGGENWGRLQVVLADHSAFDAVTQKLRSTAMRIPELEAKIQHPELFSFKTPLEIELVGYDLAQLKSTADNLVDALSDSDRFADINTSLRDGQPELSIRFDHQRLAALGMDAPSVANRIAQRIGGTVASQYTVRDRKIDILVRSELDERNQISDIDSMIINPNSSHPISLSAVADVSLKLGPSAINRISQQRVAIVSANLAYGDLNDAVLTARDILANQTLPTSIQARFGGQNEEMEHSFQSLQIALVLAVFLVYLVMASQFESLLHPLLILIAVPMAVGGSILGLYITQTHLSVVVFIGLIMLAGIVVNNAIVLVDRINQLRQSGQDKLTAITNAAESRLRPIIMTTMTTALGLSPMALGLGDGSEVRAPMAITVIFGLSLSTLLTLVVIPVLYALFDRKDYANNAVEQESANEPAIEGGQA, encoded by the coding sequence ATGTCGATAATAAAAACCTCGGTAAACCGTCCTGTCACAGTGTGGATGTTTATGTTTGCCGTGATTCTCTTTGGTATGGTCGGGTTTTCACGCCTTGCGGTGAAACTACTGCCTGATTTAAGTTATCCAACCATTACGATTCGTACTCAATATGTGGGTGCAGCACCCGTTGAAGTTGAACAGTTAGTCTCAAAACCCATCGAAGAAGCGGCTGGAATTGTCAAAGGCTTACGTAAAATAAACTCTATCTCTCGTTCAGGTATGTCTGATGTGGTGCTCGAATTTGAGTGGGGTACAGATATGGATATGGCCAGTCTCGATGTGAGAGAAAAGCTTGATACCATTGAATTGCCGCTGGATGTAAAAAAACCATTACTGCTGCGCTTTAATCCAAACCTTGATCCCATCGTTCGCCTTGCGCTCTCAGTTCCAAGCGTTGACGGTGATGTGGCTACATCAGCAAGCAATAGCGATCTTAAGCAGATGCGTACCTATGCGGAAGAGGAGCTTAAAAGACAGCTTGAGTCTCTATCGGGCGTGGCAGCTGTACGGCTATCTGGTGGGTTACAGCAAGAGGTACATATACTGCTCAACCAGCAAAAGCTGACTCAGCTTAACTTGAGCGCAGATCTCATTCGCAGCCGTATTGCAGAAGAGAACATTAACCTTTCCGCCGGTAAAGTTATCCAAGGCGATAAAGAGTATTTAGTTAGAACCCTAAACCAATTCAACTCGCTTGAAGAACTGGGACAAATTGTTATTTATCGTGATGCACAGACCTTAGTCAGACTCTTTGAAGTTGCTGAGATTGTCGACGCTCACAAAGAGCGCAACGATATTACTCGTATAGGTGACAGAGAGTCGATTGAGCTCGCCATTTACAAGGAGGGTGATGCTAATACTGTCGCTGTGGCACGTAAAGTCACAGAGGAGATCAGCAAACTTAATAAAAACAGTCCAAAAGCTGAACTGCAGGTTATTTATGACCAATCAGAATTTATCGAAAGTGCCGTAAATGAAGTCACCTCAGCAGCGCTTATCGGTAGCTTACTGTCTATGTTAGTTATCTATCTATTTTTACGAGATATTATACCGACACTGATTATCTCAATCTCTATTCCTTTCTCTGTTATTGCTACCTTTAACATGATGTATTTTGCCGATATCAGCCTAAACATCATGTCTCTTGGGGGAATTGCGCTAGCCGTCGGTTTATTAGTTGATAATGCCATTGTAGTACTTGAAAATATCGACCGCTGTAAATCACTGGGTATGAATAAACTCGATGCAGCTGTAACGGGGACGAAAGAAGTATCGGGGGCTATTTTTGCTTCGACATTGACAACGCTTGCGGTTTTCGTGCCTTTAGTGTTTGTTGATGGCGTTGCAGGTGCGCTTTTCTCTGACCAAGCTCTAACCGTCACCTTTGCGCTATTGGCATCACTTTTTGTCGCACTGACCACGATTCCAATGCTTGCATCACGTGAAGGTTTTAAAGCACTACCGCCGCTTATGGCCAAAACAGAGAAACAAAAGCCAGAAACCAAGCTTGGTAAGCTTAAGCATTACAGCGCTACCGTGTTCTCGTTCCCATTCGTATTGCTATTTAACTATCTACCGAGTGCCCTGTTAGCGCTAGCACTGATTATTGGCCGCAGCCTTTCTTGGCTTGTCGGGCTGGTTATGCGTCCACTAAGTAGTGCCTTTAATTGGGTCTATAGTGTGCTTGAGAGTGGCTATCACCGCTTATTAGCTGGAGCGCTTAAATTTAGAGTGTTGACCTTATCCATTGCTATCGCCATTACAGCTGGCGCAGCCCTGTTGGTGCCTAGACTCGGTATGGAGCTTATTCCACCGATGAACCAAGGTGAGTTCTATGTCGAAGTGTTACTACCACCTGGAACTGAAGTATCAGAAACCGATAAAGTTCTGCGTACACTGGCACTGTCTATTAAAGACCGAGCAGATGTTAAGCACGCTTATAGTCAAGCGGGAAGCGGCGGATTGATGACATCTGACACCTCACGAGGCGGGGAAAACTGGGGGCGTCTGCAAGTTGTGTTAGCCGATCACAGTGCATTTGATGCTGTCACTCAGAAACTACGCTCTACAGCGATGCGGATCCCAGAGCTTGAAGCTAAAATTCAGCACCCTGAGCTGTTTAGCTTTAAAACTCCATTGGAGATAGAGCTGGTTGGTTACGATTTGGCACAGCTTAAATCCACTGCAGATAACCTAGTGGACGCACTATCTGATTCTGACCGCTTTGCAGACATCAACACCAGCCTAAGAGATGGACAGCCAGAACTGAGTATTCGATTTGATCATCAACGTTTAGCGGCCTTGGGCATGGATGCACCGTCGGTTGCTAACCGAATCGCACAGCGCATCGGCGGCACCGTTGCTAGCCAATATACAGTCCGTGACCGTAAAATCGACATTTTGGTACGCAGTGAACTTGATGAGCGCAACCAAATTAGTGATATCGATTCGATGATTATTAATCCAAACAGTAGTCACCCGATTTCACTCAGTGCTGTCGCAGATGTCAGCCTAAAACTTGGCCCATCGGCGATTAATAGAATTAGCCAACAGCGAGTTGCGATTGTGTCTGCTAACTTAGCCTATGGTGACTTGAATGACGCAGTATTAACAGCACGTGACATATTAGCTAATCAAACACTGCCGACTTCGATTCAAGCTCGATTTGGCGGCCAGAATGAAGAGATGGAGCATTCATTCCAGTCATTACAGATTGCCTTAGTGCTGGCAGTGTTTTTGGTTTACCTCGTCATGGCTAGCCAGTTTGAATCTCTATTACACCCGCTACTCATTCTTATCGCTGTACCAATGGCGGTTGGTGGCAGTATTTTAGGACTTTACATTACCCAAACACATTTAAGTGTGGTGGTATTTATTGGACTGATTATGCTGGCCGGTATTGTGGTTAACAATGCAATTGTACTCGTCGATAGGATTAATCAGCTACGTCAATCGGGGCAAGATAAGCTAACCGCAATCACCAACGCCGCCGAGTCACGCCTGCGCCCTATCATCATGACCACGATGACAACGGCTCTGGGTCTGTCTCCTATGGCACTTGGATTAGGTGATGGCAGTGAGGTACGGGCACCAATGGCCATAACTGTTATTTTTGGCCTATCGCTGTCAACGTTACTTACTCTAGTGGTGATCCCAGTGCTCTACGCGCTATTTGACCGCAAAGATTATGCAAACAATGCAGTAGAGCAGGAAAGTGCTAATGAGCCCGCTATCGAAGGGGGTCAAGCATGA
- a CDS encoding DUF938 domain-containing protein, translating into MSSLPYSQSCENNKAAIAAILQDSFSQSSHVLEVGSGSGQHAVHFAKLLPHLTWQTSDQLEYHSGINAWLAESPSDNLRKPLELDVLQPWPIDQLEQPFIDAIFTANTLHIMSKEMVRQFFFGVGRHLSENGQLCIYGPFNYQGQYSSESNRNFDRWLADRNPQSAIRDFEWIMQLAEEQGLQLIADFSMPANNRLLHFEKQC; encoded by the coding sequence TTGAGCTCTCTTCCCTACTCTCAATCATGTGAAAATAATAAGGCGGCAATTGCTGCAATATTACAAGACAGTTTTAGCCAATCATCACATGTGCTGGAGGTTGGTAGCGGCTCAGGTCAACACGCTGTGCACTTTGCCAAACTACTGCCCCACCTAACATGGCAGACTAGCGATCAGTTGGAATATCATTCAGGGATTAACGCTTGGCTAGCAGAATCTCCAAGTGACAATTTACGTAAACCACTTGAACTAGATGTATTGCAACCATGGCCCATCGATCAACTAGAGCAACCATTTATTGATGCTATATTTACCGCAAATACGCTGCACATCATGTCAAAGGAGATGGTTAGACAGTTTTTCTTCGGCGTTGGCAGACACCTAAGTGAAAATGGACAGTTATGTATCTACGGGCCTTTCAATTACCAAGGACAATACAGTAGTGAAAGTAATCGAAATTTTGACCGTTGGCTTGCAGACAGAAATCCGCAAAGTGCCATACGTGATTTTGAATGGATAATGCAGCTTGCAGAAGAGCAAGGTTTACAGTTAATAGCTGACTTTAGCATGCCAGCTAATAACCGTTTACTGCACTTTGAAAAACAGTGTTAG
- a CDS encoding efflux RND transporter permease subunit: MNITRLAIARPVTTAMFFVAILLFGLASSRLLPLEMFPGIDIPQVIVEVPYKGSTPSEVERDITAVLEETLATMGGIEELRSSSSQNGAEIELRMKWGENVATKSLEAREKVDSVRHLLPKDVERVFIRQFSTADMPVLNLRISSDRELSGAFDLLDKQLKRPLERVEGVSQVTLYGVEQKQIEIRINADKLAASNISIRELTRRMQQENFVISAGVLKTDSRVYQVSPKGEFRNLDEINSLILTRGITLGDIATVSFSLPERLDGRHLDQNYAVGLDVFKESGANLVDVSTRVLKVIENAKQDPQFQGVKLFVMEDQAYGVTSSLRDLLTAGLIGALLSFVVLYLFLRNLKMTLVIVSSVPIAICMTLAAMYLLGYSLNILSMMGLLLAVGMLIDNAVVVTESVLQEKQLQKSDPSAKKTKAGDNSAILNGVDKVSLAVLAGTLTTAIVFLPNIFGVKVELTIFLEHVAIAICISLAASLLVAKTLLPLMLSKMEFNLPEKVHISTLQQRYLNSLNWILSKPKTSGVIALILLGSTALPLSMVKQDQSDGEGNNRLYINYQVEGRHSLDVTEKMIDKMEDYLYANQDKFYIDSVYSYFSADRGQSTLLLKEDIEIDMKALKKMIREGFPKFAIAKPQFGWGGENNGIRISLTGRSTTELIHISEQVIPLLSAVEGLTDVRSELSGAQQEVVIRIDREMAARLDLKLNEVASSISMALRGSQLRSFRHDPNGELRIEMAYEQQWRLSLEKLKQLPIIRINNRVYTLDSLANIEIQPRFDTIRHYDRQTALSIGANLDDLTTEEAQEKITQVMETINFPAGYGYSLRGGFQKQDEDEAVMATNMILAIAMIYIVMAALFESLLLPTAIITSILFSITGVFWALLFTGTPMSIMAMIGILILMGIVVNNGIVLVDQINQLNPELDKLSETISRVCNTRLRPVLMTVGTTVLGLVPLAMGDTQLGGGGPSYSPMAIAIIGGLTFSTVTSLYLVPLCYQALYRMRHQSAIRLGQADRFSRRMLPWMN, from the coding sequence ATGAACATCACCCGCCTAGCTATCGCACGGCCAGTCACCACGGCGATGTTCTTTGTCGCCATATTACTATTCGGCCTCGCCTCTAGCCGCTTGTTGCCATTAGAGATGTTTCCAGGCATTGATATTCCACAGGTTATTGTAGAGGTGCCATATAAGGGTTCAACACCTTCTGAAGTCGAGCGTGACATCACTGCGGTTCTCGAAGAGACATTAGCCACTATGGGCGGCATTGAAGAGCTGCGTTCAAGCTCTTCACAAAATGGCGCCGAAATTGAGCTAAGAATGAAGTGGGGAGAAAATGTTGCCACTAAAAGCTTAGAAGCGCGTGAGAAAGTGGACTCTGTTCGTCATCTACTTCCTAAAGATGTAGAAAGGGTATTTATCAGGCAGTTTAGCACCGCCGATATGCCAGTTCTCAATTTGCGAATTTCGAGTGATAGAGAGTTATCAGGCGCTTTTGACTTATTAGATAAACAGCTAAAAAGACCACTTGAACGTGTTGAAGGTGTATCTCAAGTTACTCTTTATGGTGTTGAGCAAAAGCAGATAGAGATCCGTATCAATGCTGACAAACTGGCCGCCAGTAATATCTCGATTAGAGAATTGACACGCCGTATGCAACAAGAGAACTTTGTCATTAGTGCTGGCGTGTTAAAGACAGATTCCCGAGTCTATCAAGTGTCGCCTAAAGGAGAGTTTAGGAATCTCGATGAAATAAACTCGCTAATATTGACCCGAGGAATTACCCTCGGTGATATAGCAACAGTGAGTTTCTCGTTACCTGAGCGTTTAGATGGTCGCCACCTAGACCAAAACTATGCGGTAGGACTCGATGTATTTAAAGAGTCCGGCGCAAACCTAGTTGATGTCTCTACGCGGGTATTAAAAGTGATTGAAAACGCCAAGCAAGATCCTCAGTTTCAAGGCGTTAAGCTGTTTGTGATGGAAGACCAAGCGTACGGTGTGACCTCATCATTACGCGACTTGCTAACCGCGGGCTTGATTGGTGCCCTACTCTCTTTTGTGGTGCTGTATCTGTTTTTGCGTAACCTTAAGATGACCTTGGTCATCGTATCATCGGTACCGATTGCCATCTGTATGACGCTTGCTGCTATGTACCTACTCGGTTACAGCTTGAACATCCTTTCTATGATGGGGTTATTACTCGCCGTCGGTATGCTGATTGATAACGCTGTGGTCGTCACTGAAAGCGTACTGCAAGAAAAGCAGCTGCAAAAGTCAGATCCAAGCGCCAAGAAAACTAAAGCTGGTGATAATAGCGCGATACTAAACGGTGTTGATAAAGTGTCGTTGGCAGTACTAGCAGGTACCTTGACCACTGCTATCGTTTTCTTACCTAATATTTTTGGGGTGAAGGTTGAGCTAACTATCTTCCTTGAGCATGTCGCAATTGCTATCTGTATTTCCCTGGCGGCATCACTATTAGTGGCCAAGACGCTATTACCACTGATGCTTAGTAAAATGGAGTTCAACCTGCCGGAAAAAGTGCACATAAGTACGTTACAACAGCGTTATCTTAATAGTCTTAACTGGATACTATCCAAACCAAAAACCTCTGGGGTTATCGCATTAATTTTACTTGGATCTACCGCACTACCCCTATCAATGGTGAAACAAGACCAATCTGATGGCGAAGGCAACAACCGCCTTTACATCAATTACCAAGTTGAGGGGCGCCATAGCCTAGATGTCACCGAGAAGATGATCGACAAAATGGAGGATTATCTATACGCCAACCAAGACAAATTCTACATCGACTCGGTTTATAGCTACTTTTCTGCAGACAGAGGTCAATCGACCTTACTGCTAAAAGAAGATATAGAGATTGATATGAAAGCCTTGAAAAAAATGATCCGTGAAGGTTTCCCAAAATTTGCTATTGCGAAACCGCAATTTGGCTGGGGCGGAGAAAATAACGGCATTCGCATCTCTCTCACAGGGCGCTCAACCACTGAGCTCATTCATATCAGTGAGCAAGTGATCCCATTGCTTAGTGCTGTTGAAGGGCTAACCGATGTCCGCTCGGAGCTCAGCGGTGCACAACAAGAGGTGGTGATCCGAATTGACCGTGAAATGGCGGCAAGGCTCGATCTTAAATTGAATGAAGTGGCATCAAGTATCTCTATGGCACTTAGAGGCTCTCAACTGCGCTCATTCCGTCATGATCCAAATGGAGAACTTCGGATAGAAATGGCCTACGAGCAACAATGGCGCTTGTCACTGGAGAAGCTGAAACAGCTGCCTATCATCCGTATCAACAATCGCGTATATACGTTAGACAGTCTGGCTAATATCGAGATCCAACCTCGATTTGACACGATTCGCCATTACGACAGGCAAACCGCGTTATCGATTGGGGCCAACCTCGATGACCTCACCACCGAAGAAGCGCAAGAAAAGATCACCCAAGTCATGGAGACGATTAATTTTCCTGCTGGCTATGGCTATTCACTACGTGGAGGTTTCCAAAAGCAAGATGAAGATGAGGCGGTCATGGCAACCAACATGATTTTAGCTATCGCAATGATTTATATAGTGATGGCAGCATTATTTGAGTCACTACTGTTACCCACAGCGATTATCACCTCCATCCTATTTTCGATTACGGGGGTATTTTGGGCACTGCTATTTACCGGCACCCCAATGTCGATTATGGCAATGATAGGGATTTTGATCTTGATGGGGATTGTGGTCAACAACGGTATTGTATTGGTTGATCAAATAAACCAACTTAACCCTGAGCTCGACAAATTATCAGAAACCATCAGTCGAGTGTGTAATACCCGATTACGTCCTGTATTAATGACGGTGGGCACCACAGTATTAGGTCTGGTTCCGTTAGCAATGGGCGATACTCAGCTAGGGGGCGGCGGCCCGTCATACTCACCGATGGCGATTGCAATTATTGGTGGACTAACGTTCTCTACCGTTACCAGTTTATATCTGGTACCACTGTGCTACCAAGCGCTATATAGAATGCGTCATCAATCTGCCATTCGCCTCGGACAAGCAGATCGGTTTTCACGTCGCATGCTACCTTGGATGAACTAG
- the yjjG gene encoding pyrimidine 5'-nucleotidase — MKYDWILFDADETLFHFDAFKGLQLMFSRFNVDFTAEDFQQYQLVNKPLWVDYQDGKLTAKQLQNTRFEMWAEKIRVSTQRLNSEFLAAMADICTLLPGAQELIDALTGRVNMGIITNGFTELQTVRLERVGLIDRFSPLVISEQVGVAKPDIGIFDHAFSQMGQPKRDTILMVGDNPHSDIQGGLNAGIDTCWLNRLGEDKPDNITPHYEVGSLTELQQLLKAD, encoded by the coding sequence GTGAAGTACGATTGGATATTGTTTGATGCTGATGAAACCTTGTTTCACTTTGATGCTTTTAAAGGTTTACAGCTGATGTTTTCTCGGTTCAATGTAGATTTCACTGCTGAGGATTTTCAGCAATACCAATTGGTGAACAAACCTTTGTGGGTTGATTATCAAGATGGAAAGCTAACGGCTAAGCAGTTGCAAAATACCCGCTTCGAAATGTGGGCAGAAAAAATTAGAGTATCTACTCAACGGCTTAATAGTGAATTTCTTGCTGCGATGGCAGACATCTGTACATTATTACCAGGTGCTCAGGAGTTGATTGATGCTTTAACGGGCAGAGTTAATATGGGGATCATTACTAATGGCTTTACTGAGCTGCAAACCGTGAGGTTGGAGCGAGTGGGTTTAATCGATCGTTTTTCTCCACTGGTGATATCTGAGCAAGTGGGGGTCGCCAAACCAGATATTGGTATTTTTGACCACGCCTTTTCACAAATGGGTCAGCCTAAACGCGACACTATTTTAATGGTTGGTGATAATCCGCATTCTGATATACAGGGCGGCTTAAATGCTGGGATTGATACCTGTTGGCTCAATCGACTTGGTGAAGATAAACCTGACAATATCACCCCGCATTATGAGGTTGGTTCTTTAACTGAGCTACAGCAGTTGTTGAAGGCAGACTAA
- a CDS encoding B12-binding domain-containing radical SAM protein: MTVLLMTPPMTQLNTPYPATAYLTGFLRSQGYEAVQRDPAIELFLEMMTAPALEIIRQHVEENFEHFEDNELPEAIFNFLAEFDRYHLTVESAIRFLQGKDPSLAMRINSRRFLPEGPAFDAISQMEAVSGDVLQAAFGNLGVQDKAKYLATLFINDLSSVITQGVDPYFEVSRYGEQLAAANPSFDNLYDTLMGEPSFSSEILEQLVEHYLEETQPSVVALTVPFPGNMLGALRIAQTCKAINPDIPIVVGGGFINTELRALKDPRVFEFIDFICLDDGERPFITLLEYFQGQREVDDLVRTYFLAEDENGEPYVHFNENDQLQDIPQTEVGAPVYDGLPLEDYLSLCEMLNPMHRIWSDGRWNKLTIAHGCYWRKCSFCDVSLDYIDRFDAASADVLVDRIEQLIEETGETGFHFVDEALPPKLLFTFAKRLIERGVVISWWGNIRFERTFSEARCQLLADSGCIAVSGGLEVASDRLLKLMKKGVSVERVAQVTKAFSDAGILVHAYLMYGFPTQTEQETVDSLEMVRQMMQQGCFQSAYWHRFVATIHSPIGLNPENFGITLAERPEILFAENDVDFTDPTGTNHDMLGEGLRKAIYNYMHGIGFDQPMSFWFNQDVKPTSMRKDFVSRAVSNLITCNNG; this comes from the coding sequence ATGACCGTTCTTCTAATGACCCCTCCGATGACACAGCTCAATACGCCTTATCCGGCAACGGCGTATTTAACGGGATTTTTACGTTCCCAAGGCTATGAGGCGGTGCAGCGAGATCCTGCTATTGAACTTTTCTTAGAGATGATGACGGCCCCTGCACTAGAAATCATTCGCCAACATGTAGAAGAAAACTTCGAGCATTTTGAAGATAATGAACTGCCTGAAGCTATTTTTAATTTTTTAGCCGAGTTTGACCGCTATCACCTTACCGTTGAGAGCGCTATTCGGTTTTTACAGGGTAAAGATCCAAGCCTTGCGATGCGAATTAACTCGCGTCGTTTTCTACCGGAAGGTCCTGCATTCGATGCTATCAGCCAAATGGAAGCTGTATCCGGCGATGTGTTACAAGCAGCCTTTGGTAACCTCGGTGTGCAAGATAAAGCTAAATACCTGGCAACGTTATTTATTAACGATCTGTCGAGTGTTATTACTCAAGGTGTTGACCCTTACTTTGAAGTGAGCCGCTATGGCGAACAATTAGCAGCTGCCAACCCAAGTTTTGACAACCTTTATGACACCTTAATGGGTGAGCCGAGTTTTAGTTCGGAGATCTTAGAGCAGCTAGTCGAGCATTATTTGGAAGAAACTCAACCTAGCGTTGTGGCGCTTACAGTGCCCTTCCCTGGCAATATGCTTGGTGCGCTGCGCATTGCGCAGACCTGTAAAGCCATTAACCCTGACATCCCTATTGTGGTCGGCGGCGGCTTTATCAATACTGAGCTGCGTGCTCTTAAAGATCCTCGCGTGTTCGAGTTTATTGATTTTATCTGTCTTGATGACGGTGAGCGCCCTTTTATTACCTTGCTGGAATATTTTCAAGGCCAACGTGAAGTGGATGATCTAGTACGCACCTATTTTCTTGCCGAAGATGAAAATGGTGAGCCTTATGTCCATTTCAATGAGAATGACCAACTACAAGATATTCCACAAACAGAAGTTGGAGCACCAGTATACGATGGCCTGCCACTAGAAGATTACCTATCGCTATGCGAAATGCTTAACCCAATGCACCGCATTTGGAGCGATGGGCGTTGGAATAAACTCACCATTGCCCATGGTTGTTACTGGCGAAAGTGTAGTTTTTGCGACGTTAGCCTAGATTATATCGACCGTTTTGATGCCGCGAGTGCTGATGTTCTAGTCGATAGAATTGAGCAGCTTATTGAAGAGACTGGCGAGACTGGTTTTCATTTTGTCGATGAGGCACTGCCGCCAAAACTATTATTTACTTTTGCTAAAAGACTCATCGAACGAGGAGTTGTGATCAGTTGGTGGGGCAATATCCGTTTTGAACGCACCTTTAGTGAAGCACGCTGCCAGCTATTAGCAGATTCGGGCTGTATTGCGGTCAGTGGTGGTCTAGAGGTCGCATCAGATAGACTATTAAAGCTGATGAAAAAAGGGGTCAGTGTTGAACGAGTGGCGCAAGTCACTAAAGCTTTCAGTGACGCCGGTATTTTAGTACACGCTTACCTGATGTATGGCTTCCCAACTCAAACTGAGCAAGAAACCGTTGACTCGCTAGAAATGGTTAGACAGATGATGCAGCAAGGCTGCTTCCAATCCGCCTACTGGCACCGCTTTGTGGCGACCATTCATAGCCCTATTGGTTTAAACCCTGAAAATTTTGGTATTACCCTTGCTGAGAGACCAGAGATTTTATTTGCTGAAAATGATGTCGATTTTACCGATCCAACCGGCACCAATCACGACATGCTTGGCGAAGGCCTAAGAAAAGCTATCTATAATTATATGCACGGCATTGGTTTTGATCAGCCGATGAGCTTCTGGTTTAATCAAGATGTTAAACCAACCAGCATGAGAAAAGACTTTGTTTCAAGAGCGGTAAGTAACCTCATCACCTGCAATAATGGCTAA